One genomic window of Candidatus Thermoplasmatota archaeon includes the following:
- a CDS encoding peroxiredoxin, producing the protein MTERIKVGDSAPDFTIKNQHGEPVSLKDYLGKKAVVLYFYPKDNSSGCTKEACKFRDSYEDFKDAGAEVIGVSSQSVESHSIFSTSFNLPFSLLSDEDGRVRSLFGVPSSLGLIPGRVTYVIDKEGIVRHIFSSQLDPERHVEEALQILKSLK; encoded by the coding sequence ATGACGGAAAGAATCAAGGTAGGAGATAGCGCGCCCGACTTCACAATCAAGAACCAACACGGAGAGCCCGTCAGTCTCAAGGATTACCTGGGGAAGAAAGCGGTGGTCCTGTACTTCTACCCCAAAGACAATTCCTCTGGGTGCACGAAGGAGGCATGCAAGTTCCGGGACAGCTACGAGGATTTCAAGGACGCGGGCGCTGAGGTCATAGGAGTAAGCTCCCAGTCAGTGGAATCACACTCAATATTCTCAACCTCTTTCAACCTGCCATTCTCACTGCTCAGCGATGAAGATGGCAGGGTCAGGAGCCTTTTCGGCGTGCCATCTTCGCTCGGCCTTATACCCGGAAGAGTGACCTACGTAATCGACAAGGAAGGCATTGTTCGCCACATATTCTCATCGCAGCTTGATCCAGAGAGACATGTCGAGGAAGCTCTGCAGATACTGAAATCCCTCAAATGA